A stretch of DNA from Coccidioides posadasii str. Silveira chromosome 4, complete sequence:
CTTTCTCCTGTGCTGTGAATGGAGGGGACAAGACTCACTCCTTAAGTGCGGTGACAACCATGTTTGCGGCAGTTCCTCGAAAGCGGGGTGGGAGGGTGGTGCTGAATGTCCTTCGCGCGGACGATGACAGTGATGCTGATGGCAGGACTCGAAATAGCGATGATGCCACGGTGCAGGTTGACGGGCGGAAGAGAGCAGCAGTTGCAGTTGCAGTCGCAGGAACACGATCAGGAACAGGATGAGCAGGATGCCGGAGGGGCGAGACGGGCTGTCTATTAGTAGTGCTCTGGGGAGGGCGCGGAGAGCAGCGGCTGCGCAGGAGCGAGAGGAGGGGCGCCCGGGATGACGTTATCGCCGCCATGCTTAGCCGCCTTGCGAGGGGATTCTAGACGGCGATCCAATTACTAATTCAGCAGAGTCGtagacgacgacgacgacggaGGGGACTCGCTCTGTCTTGGCTGTCTTTTCTGTCTCTATTCtctttttactttttctttttctttttctttttttttttttttctgttttccttcttattctttcttttgctttttgccTTCCTTTTGAAAGTCTGTCTGGTCGTTTTCTGCTTTTTGAGCAGAGATTTTCCCGCCTCTATGCCCTTCTGGGTTTAGTGGTTGTATCAGCAGGGAACATCACTCTGCAACACATCCAATTGCCGGTGCCGATGGGGGGGGGGGTAAACTGAAAGAGTTAACATTATTCCTGGACTTAGCACAGAGATAGCCAGATATGCattaaagaaaaacaaaaagaagaagaagagttatattacggagtactcacTCCGTATTCCCTGTATATACTATATACTATCCAAAGGCAGGCCGCAGCAGGCCCGTCctcaacaaaaaaaaagaaatattgACATGTAccaagaaaaataaaataaaataaaattaaattaaaaaaaaaatctctCAGTTCCACCTCCAACTAATCACAGAAGTCGCCGTTCGACGCAGAAGTGAACAATGGCACGCTTCTGCCCTCGAAGTCAGCGTTCAGGTCCCGCTTGGCGGGTCTGGTCCAGTTGCGGCCCTCCCAGTACGCTTCGTTGGGGAGCTCGGTTTTCTGGAGGCGCTTC
This window harbors:
- a CDS encoding uncharacterized protein (EggNog:ENOG410PQT5~COG:O), which produces MAAITSSRAPLLSLLRSRCSPRPPQSTTNRQPVSPLRHPAHPVPDRVPATATATAALFRPSTCTVASSLFRVLPSASLSSSARRTFSTTLPPRFRGTAANMVVTALKDNAAFQAAINPAAVASEGKKLVVVDCFATWCGPCQAIAPKVNEFSEKYPDVAFYKIDVDDAPDVAQELGVRAMPTFVFFKDGQKVDEVLGAVPPALEAAIQKNRA